The following are encoded together in the Mycteria americana isolate JAX WOST 10 ecotype Jacksonville Zoo and Gardens chromosome 2, USCA_MyAme_1.0, whole genome shotgun sequence genome:
- the ACBD7 gene encoding acyl-CoA-binding domain-containing protein 7 isoform X2, producing the protein MTLQADFDGAAEDVKKLKTRPTDEELKELYGFYKQATVGDVNIECPGMLDLKGKAKWEAWNLKKGLSKEDAMNAYISKAKAMVEKYGI; encoded by the exons gCTGACTTTGATGGTGCTGCAgaagatgtaaaaaaattaaaaacaagaccaACTGATGAAGAACTGAAGGAACTATATGGATTCTACAAACAGGCTACTGTTGGAGATGTTAATATTG AATGTCCAGGAATGCTAGATTTGAAAGGCAAAGCCAAATGGGAGGCATGGAACCTGAAAAAAG GTTTATCCAAGGAGGATGCCATGAATGCCTATATCTCTAAAGCAAAAGCAATGGTAGAAAAATATGGGATCTAG
- the OLAH gene encoding S-acyl fatty acid synthase thioesterase, medium chain isoform X1 — MSRKCKRFLVTGMEKVVTRPYKRPDALCRLICFPWAGGGTFQLAKWGKLFSSSVEVFVVTFPGRESRLKEPFAEDVTTIVNEITSALLEELQEKPFAFFGHSFGSYISFAVALHLKEKYGLEPIHLFVSGGHAPTSEAFLLIKSIPLCETKDEDILAYVKVTGGVPPELLQNEDFKKQLILTVREDCRVLQTLSFEKSEGNIPFSCDITCFNGSEDIPHDIEAWRDLTSGDTSFYKLPGGHFYLLEPSNEIFLTKHITRCIENTDL; from the exons ATGAGTAGAAAGTGTAAAAGATTCTTAGTGACTG gaatggaGAAGGTGGTTACTCGTCCATACAAAAGGCCAGATGCTCTCTGTAGGCTGATTTGCTTTCCATGGGCTGGAGGTGGAACTTTTCAACTTGCTAAATGGGGCAAACTCTTCAGCAGCTCAGTTGAAG TGTTCGTTGTAACATTTCCTGGAAGAGAATCTCGTCTTAAGGAGCCTTTTGCAGAAGACGTAACAACCATAGTTAATGAAATTACAAGTGCTTTGTTAGAAGAATTGCAGGAAAAACCATTTGCATTTTTTGGTCACAg ttttgGATCTTATATTAGTTTTGCAGTTGCGCTACACCTGAAAGAAAAGTATGGACTAGAGCCAATCCATCTTTTTGTATCAGGGGGACATGCCCCAACC TCTGAAGCATTTCTTCTCATCAAAAGCATACCCCTATGTGAGACAAAAGATGAAGACATTCTTGCATATGTAAAAGTTACAGGAGGAGTTCCTCCTGAGCTTCTGCAAAATGAGGACTTTAAGAAACAGCTGATACTTACTGTCAGAGAAGACTGTAGAGTTCTTCAGACACTTTC TTTTGAGAAGTCAGAAGGGAATATCCCTTTCTCTTGTGATATTACCTGCTTTAACGGGTCTGAAGATATACCACATGATATAGAAG cctGGCGTGATCTAACAAGTGGGGATACTTCCTTTTACAAGCTTCCTGGAGGTCACTTTTATCTGCTGGAACCCTCTAATGAGATTTTCTTGACAAAACACATAACAAGATGTATAGAAAATACTGATCTATGA
- the OLAH gene encoding S-acyl fatty acid synthase thioesterase, medium chain isoform X2 yields the protein MEKVVTRPYKRPDALCRLICFPWAGGGTFQLAKWGKLFSSSVEVFVVTFPGRESRLKEPFAEDVTTIVNEITSALLEELQEKPFAFFGHSFGSYISFAVALHLKEKYGLEPIHLFVSGGHAPTSEAFLLIKSIPLCETKDEDILAYVKVTGGVPPELLQNEDFKKQLILTVREDCRVLQTLSFEKSEGNIPFSCDITCFNGSEDIPHDIEAWRDLTSGDTSFYKLPGGHFYLLEPSNEIFLTKHITRCIENTDL from the exons atggaGAAGGTGGTTACTCGTCCATACAAAAGGCCAGATGCTCTCTGTAGGCTGATTTGCTTTCCATGGGCTGGAGGTGGAACTTTTCAACTTGCTAAATGGGGCAAACTCTTCAGCAGCTCAGTTGAAG TGTTCGTTGTAACATTTCCTGGAAGAGAATCTCGTCTTAAGGAGCCTTTTGCAGAAGACGTAACAACCATAGTTAATGAAATTACAAGTGCTTTGTTAGAAGAATTGCAGGAAAAACCATTTGCATTTTTTGGTCACAg ttttgGATCTTATATTAGTTTTGCAGTTGCGCTACACCTGAAAGAAAAGTATGGACTAGAGCCAATCCATCTTTTTGTATCAGGGGGACATGCCCCAACC TCTGAAGCATTTCTTCTCATCAAAAGCATACCCCTATGTGAGACAAAAGATGAAGACATTCTTGCATATGTAAAAGTTACAGGAGGAGTTCCTCCTGAGCTTCTGCAAAATGAGGACTTTAAGAAACAGCTGATACTTACTGTCAGAGAAGACTGTAGAGTTCTTCAGACACTTTC TTTTGAGAAGTCAGAAGGGAATATCCCTTTCTCTTGTGATATTACCTGCTTTAACGGGTCTGAAGATATACCACATGATATAGAAG cctGGCGTGATCTAACAAGTGGGGATACTTCCTTTTACAAGCTTCCTGGAGGTCACTTTTATCTGCTGGAACCCTCTAATGAGATTTTCTTGACAAAACACATAACAAGATGTATAGAAAATACTGATCTATGA
- the ACBD7 gene encoding acyl-CoA-binding domain-containing protein 7 isoform X1 gives MTLQADFDGAAEDVKKLKTRPTDEELKELYGFYKQATVGDVNIECPGMLDLKGKAKWEAWNLKKGLSKEDAMNAYISKAKAMEIKDSRKLFSK, from the exons gCTGACTTTGATGGTGCTGCAgaagatgtaaaaaaattaaaaacaagaccaACTGATGAAGAACTGAAGGAACTATATGGATTCTACAAACAGGCTACTGTTGGAGATGTTAATATTG AATGTCCAGGAATGCTAGATTTGAAAGGCAAAGCCAAATGGGAGGCATGGAACCTGAAAAAAG GTTTATCCAAGGAGGATGCCATGAATGCCTATATCTCTAAAGCAAAAGCAATG GAGATAAAAGACTCTAGAAAACTCTTCAGTAAGTGA